A single genomic interval of Streptomyces graminofaciens harbors:
- a CDS encoding bifunctional DNA primase/polymerase — protein MSSGGSHPSTCPHDRLTPEGAAWLASAGTYPRSTRALWEEQPTAPVVLPCGAVFDVVSVPGIFGRRMLDHLWDEGPGSGPVAVYRGRMLLFAAPGTAQRLPTLLAWEEWGAPGRAGAVPPLLCHGVGDAVTVPAVSDTSGVDDTPGGPPEPFARLDSRWLVAPDTRRPWLPGPEVLLWAAVRAARERASATVRISIFPPADQGAKVYDVSRRR, from the coding sequence ATGAGCAGCGGTGGAAGTCATCCGAGTACCTGTCCGCACGACCGGCTCACCCCGGAGGGGGCCGCCTGGCTGGCCTCGGCAGGAACGTATCCGCGGAGTACCAGGGCCTTATGGGAGGAGCAGCCGACGGCGCCGGTCGTGCTGCCTTGCGGAGCCGTGTTCGATGTCGTGAGCGTTCCCGGGATCTTCGGGCGGCGGATGCTCGATCACCTCTGGGACGAGGGCCCCGGGTCGGGGCCCGTGGCCGTGTACCGCGGGCGAATGCTGCTCTTCGCCGCCCCCGGCACCGCCCAGCGCCTCCCCACACTGCTGGCGTGGGAGGAGTGGGGCGCACCGGGCCGCGCCGGCGCCGTTCCCCCGCTGCTCTGTCACGGCGTCGGCGACGCGGTCACCGTCCCGGCCGTGAGCGACACGAGCGGCGTCGACGACACCCCCGGCGGCCCGCCGGAGCCCTTCGCGCGGCTCGACTCCCGCTGGCTCGTCGCCCCCGACACCCGTCGGCCCTGGCTTCCGGGGCCCGAGGTTCTGCTCTGGGCGGCCGTCCGGGCGGCCCGCGAGAGGGCGTCCGCGACCGTGCGGATATCGATTTTTCCTCCCGCCGATCAGGGTGCTAAGGTCTACGACGTCAGCAGGCGCCGCTAG
- a CDS encoding AAA domain-containing protein, which produces MTTAEAVLDPGAAAGRATDAILRDTLHGDARGVVVDSPPGAGKSTLVVRAALELASAGRPLMVIAQTNAQVDDLVIRLAEKDPDLPVGRLHSSDSDPYDKALDALANVRKSTKAGDLAGLDVVISTAAKWAHVKGVEPWRHAIVDEAYQMRSDALLAVAGLFERALFVGDPGQLDPFAIVGSEQWAGLSYDPSASAVTTLLAHNPELPQHRLPVSWRLPASAAPLVSDAFYPFTPFRSGTGHGDRRLAFAVPSDGSGPDRVIDEAAESGWGLLELPARHTPRTDPEAVRAVAQVVRRLVDRGGAATSERSEEPVPLTADRIAVGTAHRDQAAAVRSALAELGVADVVVDTANRLQGREYDVTVVLHPLSGRPDATAFHLETGRLCVLASRHRHACIVVCRAGVTELLDDHPSTEPVQLGVTVKFPDGWEANHAVLAELAKHRVVWGRA; this is translated from the coding sequence GTGACCACCGCCGAGGCCGTGCTCGATCCCGGGGCAGCGGCCGGCCGCGCCACCGACGCGATCCTGCGCGACACGCTGCACGGCGACGCGCGGGGCGTCGTCGTCGATTCGCCGCCCGGTGCGGGGAAGTCGACCCTCGTCGTGCGCGCGGCGCTCGAACTGGCCTCCGCCGGACGCCCGTTGATGGTCATCGCGCAGACGAACGCGCAGGTCGACGACCTGGTGATCCGCCTCGCGGAGAAGGACCCGGACCTGCCGGTCGGCCGACTGCACAGCAGCGACAGCGACCCGTACGACAAGGCGCTGGACGCACTGGCGAACGTACGGAAGTCGACGAAGGCGGGCGATCTGGCCGGGTTGGACGTCGTGATCTCCACGGCCGCGAAGTGGGCGCACGTCAAGGGCGTCGAGCCGTGGCGGCACGCGATCGTCGACGAGGCGTACCAGATGCGGTCGGACGCGCTGCTGGCCGTGGCCGGGCTGTTCGAGCGGGCGCTGTTCGTGGGCGACCCCGGGCAGCTGGACCCGTTCGCGATCGTGGGCAGCGAGCAGTGGGCAGGGCTGTCGTACGACCCGTCGGCCTCGGCGGTGACGACGCTGCTGGCCCACAATCCCGAGCTGCCGCAGCACCGGCTGCCGGTGTCGTGGCGGCTCCCGGCATCGGCGGCGCCGCTGGTCTCGGACGCGTTCTATCCGTTCACGCCGTTCCGCAGCGGTACGGGACACGGGGACCGGCGGCTGGCCTTCGCGGTGCCGTCGGACGGCTCGGGCCCGGACCGGGTGATCGACGAGGCGGCGGAGTCGGGGTGGGGCCTGCTGGAGCTGCCCGCGCGGCACACACCCCGGACGGACCCCGAGGCGGTACGGGCGGTCGCGCAGGTCGTACGGCGGCTCGTGGACCGTGGTGGGGCGGCGACCTCCGAGCGGTCGGAGGAGCCCGTGCCGCTGACGGCCGACCGGATCGCCGTCGGCACGGCACACCGGGACCAGGCCGCCGCGGTGCGCTCCGCGCTGGCCGAGCTGGGGGTCGCGGATGTGGTCGTGGACACGGCGAACCGGTTGCAGGGGCGGGAGTACGACGTCACGGTCGTCCTGCACCCGCTGTCCGGGCGCCCCGACGCGACGGCGTTCCACCTGGAGACCGGTCGGCTGTGCGTGCTCGCGTCCCGGCATCGGCACGCGTGCATCGTGGTGTGCCGGGCGGGTGTGACCGAGCTGCTCGACGACCATCCGTCGACGGAGCCGGTGCAGCTGGGGGTGACCGTGAAGTTCCCGGACGGCTGGGAGGCGAATCACGCGGTGCTGGCGGAGTTGGCGAAGCATCGGGTGGTGTGGGGGCGGGCGTAG